In Halanaeroarchaeum sp. HSR-CO, one DNA window encodes the following:
- a CDS encoding 50S ribosomal protein L1, translating to MADTDIEEAVTRALEDAPERNFRETVDLAINLRDIDLNDPSNRIDESVVLPSGTGQETTIVVFAEGETAVRAEDVADDVLDGDDLEDLGDDSDAAKDLADATNFFVAEASMMQDIGRYLGTVLGPRGKMPTPLQPDDDVVETVNRMKNTVQVRSGDRRTFHTRVGAEDMSAEDIADNIDVIIRRLHGDLEKGPLNVDSIYVKTTMGPAVEVA from the coding sequence ATGGCAGATACTGATATCGAAGAGGCCGTAACTCGCGCCCTAGAGGATGCCCCTGAGCGGAATTTCCGCGAAACGGTGGACCTCGCTATTAATCTGCGCGACATTGACCTCAACGACCCGTCGAATCGAATCGACGAGAGCGTCGTACTGCCGTCGGGTACCGGTCAGGAGACGACGATCGTGGTGTTCGCCGAAGGCGAGACCGCGGTCCGTGCCGAGGACGTCGCCGACGACGTCCTCGACGGGGATGACCTCGAGGACCTCGGGGACGATTCCGATGCTGCGAAGGACCTTGCCGACGCGACGAACTTCTTCGTCGCGGAGGCGTCCATGATGCAGGACATCGGTCGTTACCTCGGGACCGTCCTCGGTCCACGCGGCAAGATGCCGACCCCGCTCCAGCCCGACGACGACGTTGTCGAGACAGTCAACCGCATGAAGAACACCGTGCAGGTCCGCAGCGGTGACCGGCGAACGTTCCACACGCGCGTCGGCGCCGAGGACATGTCCGCCGAGGACATCGCGGACAACATCGACGTCATCATCCGACGTCTGCACGGTGATCTCGAGAAAGGCCCACTCAACGTGGACAGCATCTACGTGAAGACCACGATGGGGCCAGCCGTCGAGGTGGCCTAG
- a CDS encoding 50S ribosomal protein L11, whose amino-acid sequence MAETIEVLVPGGKANPGPPLGPELGPTPVDVQAVVQEINDQTAAFDGTEVPVTVTYEEDGSFDIEVGVPPTAALVKDEAGFETGSGEPQKDFVADLSVEQVKKIAEQKLPDLLAYDLKNAAKEVVGTCASLGVTIEGEDAREFKQKVDDGEYDDTFAAEAEA is encoded by the coding sequence ATGGCTGAGACGATTGAAGTCCTCGTACCCGGCGGGAAGGCAAATCCGGGCCCGCCGCTCGGACCCGAACTCGGTCCGACCCCCGTAGACGTACAGGCGGTCGTTCAGGAGATCAACGACCAGACCGCCGCGTTCGACGGGACCGAAGTGCCCGTGACCGTCACGTACGAGGAAGATGGATCGTTCGATATCGAGGTCGGGGTGCCGCCGACGGCGGCACTCGTCAAAGACGAAGCTGGCTTCGAGACCGGTAGTGGCGAACCCCAGAAGGACTTCGTCGCCGACCTCTCGGTCGAGCAAGTGAAGAAGATCGCCGAACAGAAACTGCCCGACCTGCTGGCGTACGATCTGAAGAACGCCGCGAAAGAGGTCGTCGGCACGTGTGCCTCTCTGGGCGTCACCATCGAGGGCGAAGACGCTCGGGAGTTCAAGCAGAAGGTCGACGATGGCGAGTACGACGACACGTTCGCTGCGGAAGCCGAAGCCTGA
- a CDS encoding GTP-binding protein: MGLEEEIEALETEITETPYNKSTEAHIGRLKAKLAEKKEALERQQSGSGGGGGYAVEQTGDATVALVGFPSVGKSTLINALTNADSEVGAYEFTTLDVNPGMLQYRGADIQLLDVPGLIEGAASGKGGGREVLSVVRTADLVVFMLSAFEIEQYDRLAEELYANKIRLDTEPPSIRVTKKGKDGLDVNASGDLSLDEETITDVAREHGYVNANITIRGDPDIDELIDGIQDNRVYLPSLVTVNKVDLIDPSYADQMKASLREHGIDPDDAVFISAEKERGLETLKDRLWDELGLIRIYMDKPGRGVDREEPLVIREGETVDDALHKLGGTLDERFRFARVTGPSAKHDDQQVGRDHVLEDEDVLRVVARR, translated from the coding sequence ATGGGACTCGAGGAGGAGATAGAGGCGCTCGAAACGGAGATCACCGAGACGCCCTACAACAAGTCCACGGAGGCCCACATCGGCCGTCTCAAGGCCAAACTGGCCGAGAAGAAAGAAGCCCTCGAGCGCCAGCAATCGGGGAGCGGTGGTGGCGGCGGGTACGCCGTCGAACAGACCGGCGACGCCACCGTCGCCCTGGTCGGATTCCCGAGCGTGGGGAAGTCCACGCTCATCAACGCACTCACGAACGCCGACAGCGAGGTGGGCGCCTACGAGTTCACCACCCTCGACGTGAACCCCGGGATGCTCCAGTACCGCGGGGCGGACATCCAGCTCCTCGACGTCCCCGGGCTCATCGAAGGCGCCGCCTCCGGGAAGGGCGGGGGACGAGAGGTCCTCTCGGTCGTGCGGACCGCCGACCTCGTCGTCTTCATGCTCTCGGCGTTCGAGATCGAACAGTACGACCGCCTTGCCGAGGAATTGTACGCGAACAAGATCCGCCTCGACACCGAACCCCCGAGCATCCGAGTGACCAAGAAGGGCAAAGACGGCCTCGACGTCAACGCTTCGGGTGATCTCTCCCTCGACGAGGAGACCATCACGGACGTCGCCCGCGAACACGGTTACGTCAACGCCAACATCACGATCCGCGGCGACCCCGATATCGACGAACTCATCGACGGCATCCAGGACAACCGAGTCTATCTCCCCTCGCTCGTCACGGTCAACAAGGTCGACCTCATCGACCCGAGTTACGCCGACCAGATGAAAGCGTCCCTGCGCGAGCACGGCATCGATCCCGACGACGCCGTGTTCATCAGCGCCGAGAAAGAACGGGGCCTCGAAACCCTCAAAGACCGCCTCTGGGATGAACTGGGGCTCATCCGCATCTACATGGACAAACCAGGCCGAGGGGTCGACCGGGAGGAACCACTCGTCATCAGGGAGGGCGAGACTGTCGACGACGCCCTCCACAAACTGGGTGGCACACTCGACGAACGCTTCCGGTTCGCGCGTGTTACCGGCCCGAGTGCGAAACACGACGACCAGCAGGTCGGCCGGGACCACGTCCTCGAGGATGAGGACGTCCTTCGCGTCGTCGCACGACGGTGA
- the dph5 gene encoding diphthine synthase, translated as MLTFIGLGLYDEHSITVEGQQALRSADDVFAEFYTSRLIGTSVEDLASYHDVSITVRDRAGVEQEPAPILDAAQRGDAVFVAAGDTMISTTHVDLRLRAHERDIETRVIHAPTAETAASSLTGLQNYRFGKATTLPFPWAHGGDGVPESVVDTIEDNRDRGLHTLVYLDIKAEAGEYMRAGTGAKLLSEHWDGTPLGVVVARAGSPDPFVGADRLETLAEFDFGEPLHLLVIPGDLHHIEADALRELAGAPAEVLSE; from the coding sequence ATGCTCACGTTCATCGGTCTGGGACTCTACGACGAACACTCCATCACGGTCGAGGGCCAACAGGCCCTTCGATCAGCAGACGACGTGTTCGCCGAGTTCTACACGAGTCGGCTCATCGGCACCTCCGTCGAGGACCTGGCGTCCTACCACGACGTCTCGATAACCGTCCGCGACCGCGCGGGCGTCGAACAGGAACCAGCCCCAATCCTCGACGCTGCCCAGCGGGGGGACGCCGTCTTTGTCGCTGCGGGTGACACCATGATCTCGACCACGCACGTGGATCTGCGCCTGCGCGCGCACGAGCGGGATATCGAGACGCGGGTGATCCACGCACCGACGGCGGAGACGGCGGCGAGTAGTCTGACGGGCCTCCAGAACTATCGATTCGGGAAGGCGACGACGCTTCCGTTCCCGTGGGCCCACGGGGGTGATGGTGTTCCAGAGAGTGTCGTCGACACCATCGAGGATAACCGAGATCGGGGACTGCACACACTCGTCTATCTCGATATCAAAGCCGAAGCGGGCGAGTATATGCGTGCGGGGACTGGTGCAAAGTTGCTTTCAGAACACTGGGACGGAACACCACTGGGGGTCGTGGTCGCGAGAGCGGGCAGCCCCGACCCGTTCGTTGGCGCGGATCGTCTCGAGACGCTGGCGGAGTTCGACTTCGGTGAGCCACTCCATCTCCTCGTGATCCCCGGTGATCTCCATCACATCGAGGCGGACGCGCTCAGGGAACTCGCCGGGGCGCCGGCCGAGGTACTGTCGGAGTAA
- a CDS encoding class I SAM-dependent methyltransferase family protein — protein sequence MTVPCVRVRREDGEATRQRLEAEGLLSETHDIAVDGEWLYVPVATTDEVPTDLAVVAHDAPVRETQTMPRDILGFEPTYERLGDVIILDEDDPERARAIADAVMESDIRAATVVNKLSKIKGKERVRDWSVLAGDGTETVHREYGAEFLLDIATVYFSPRLATERHRVVEQVEPAENAFDMFAGVGPYAIPMAMQGADVVATDINEAAIEYLRENARRNGVEDRVEAVAGDVREAIPDYADWADRLVMNLPHSADAFVDTAVALASTDAVIHFYDIQHEDDPYSPGEAAIREAAEPEYEVTVETRHEVRTYAPHEVNVVLDVRLTRR from the coding sequence ATGACGGTGCCGTGCGTCCGCGTCCGGAGAGAAGACGGCGAGGCAACCCGCCAGCGCCTCGAAGCCGAGGGGTTGCTCTCGGAGACGCACGACATCGCCGTCGACGGCGAATGGCTCTACGTCCCGGTCGCCACCACGGACGAGGTGCCGACCGACCTCGCGGTCGTAGCGCACGATGCCCCGGTGCGCGAAACGCAGACGATGCCCCGGGACATCCTTGGCTTCGAACCGACGTACGAGCGACTCGGCGACGTGATCATCCTCGATGAAGACGACCCGGAACGAGCACGGGCCATCGCCGACGCGGTCATGGAATCGGATATCCGCGCGGCGACCGTCGTCAACAAATTATCGAAGATCAAGGGCAAAGAGCGGGTCCGCGACTGGTCGGTCCTCGCCGGTGACGGGACGGAGACCGTCCATCGCGAGTACGGCGCCGAGTTCCTGCTGGACATCGCCACGGTGTACTTCTCGCCCCGACTCGCCACCGAACGCCATCGCGTCGTCGAGCAGGTCGAGCCAGCGGAGAACGCCTTCGACATGTTCGCCGGTGTCGGTCCCTACGCGATTCCGATGGCCATGCAGGGTGCCGACGTCGTCGCCACGGACATCAACGAGGCTGCCATCGAGTATCTCCGCGAGAACGCACGACGGAACGGCGTCGAAGACCGCGTCGAAGCCGTCGCGGGCGACGTTCGCGAAGCGATACCGGACTACGCCGACTGGGCGGACCGGCTAGTGATGAACCTCCCGCACAGCGCCGACGCGTTCGTCGACACGGCCGTCGCCCTCGCCAGTACCGATGCGGTAATCCACTTTTACGACATCCAACACGAAGACGACCCGTACTCGCCCGGCGAGGCGGCCATCCGTGAGGCAGCAGAACCGGAATACGAAGTTACCGTCGAGACCCGCCACGAGGTTCGAACGTACGCCCCCCACGAGGTCAACGTCGTGCTCGACGTTCGCCTGACGCGACGCTGA